Proteins encoded in a region of the Pseudomonas shahriarae genome:
- the thiS gene encoding sulfur carrier protein ThiS, with translation MRIQLNGESYELPDGETVAALLTRLELTGRRVAVELNQDIVPRSQHTETALTEGDQVEVVHAIGGG, from the coding sequence ATGCGCATTCAATTGAACGGCGAATCCTATGAACTGCCCGACGGTGAAACCGTCGCGGCCCTGCTGACCCGTCTGGAACTGACCGGACGTCGCGTCGCAGTGGAGCTCAACCAGGATATCGTCCCGCGTAGCCAGCACACCGAAACCGCCCTCACCGAAGGCGACCAGGTCGAAGTGGTCCACGCCATCGGCGGCGGCTAG
- the rpoH gene encoding RNA polymerase sigma factor RpoH, translating into MTTSLQPAYALVPGANLEAYVHTVNSIPLLTPEQERELAESLYYEQDLGAARQMVLAHLRFVVHIARSYSGYGLAQADLIQEGNVGLMKAVKRFNPEMGVRLVSFAVHWIKAEIHEFILRNWRIVKVATTKAQRKLFFNLRSQKKRLAWLNNEEVHRVAESLGVEPREVREMESRLTGHDMAFDPAAEADDDSAFQSPANYLEDHRYDPARQLEDADWSDNSNHNLHEALEVLDDRSRDILYQRWLAEEKATLHDLAQKYNVSAERIRQLEKSAMNKLKLSIAA; encoded by the coding sequence ATGACCACTTCTTTGCAACCTGCTTATGCTCTGGTCCCGGGTGCGAACCTGGAGGCTTATGTGCACACGGTCAACAGCATTCCATTGCTGACGCCTGAGCAGGAGCGTGAACTGGCCGAGAGTCTCTACTATGAGCAGGATTTGGGGGCGGCTCGGCAGATGGTGCTCGCCCACCTGCGTTTTGTCGTACATATCGCCCGTAGCTATAGCGGCTACGGCCTGGCCCAGGCTGACCTGATCCAGGAAGGCAACGTCGGCCTGATGAAGGCTGTAAAACGCTTCAACCCGGAAATGGGTGTGCGCCTGGTGTCGTTCGCTGTGCACTGGATCAAGGCGGAAATCCACGAGTTCATCCTGCGCAACTGGCGCATCGTGAAAGTGGCGACCACCAAGGCCCAGCGCAAGCTGTTCTTCAACCTGCGCAGCCAGAAGAAACGCCTGGCGTGGCTGAACAACGAGGAAGTCCACCGTGTGGCGGAAAGCCTCGGTGTGGAGCCTCGGGAAGTGCGCGAGATGGAAAGTCGCCTGACCGGCCATGATATGGCCTTCGACCCGGCCGCCGAAGCGGACGACGACAGCGCTTTCCAATCGCCGGCCAACTACCTGGAAGACCACCGGTACGACCCGGCGCGTCAACTGGAAGATGCCGATTGGAGCGACAACTCCAACCACAATCTGCACGAAGCGCTGGAAGTGCTGGACGACCGCAGCCGTGACATCCTCTACCAGCGCTGGCTGGCAGAAGAAAAAGCCACGCTGCACGACTTGGCGCAGAAGTACAACGTGTCGGCCGAGCGTATTCGTCAGCTTGAGAAGAGCGCGATGAATAAGCTGAAATTGTCGATCGCCGCCTAG
- a CDS encoding DUF423 domain-containing protein: MLRGFLMLAAFFGFTGVALGAFAAHGLKKSLSAEYLAIFHTGVTYQLVHALALFGVALLAAHMPGRLVLWAGVSFSIGILLFSGSLYLLTTIGIGKLGIITPFGGLAFLIGWLCLGLAAWRLQLTA; encoded by the coding sequence ATGTTGCGTGGCTTTCTGATGCTGGCTGCCTTTTTCGGTTTTACCGGTGTTGCCCTCGGCGCATTTGCCGCCCATGGCCTGAAAAAGAGCCTGAGTGCTGAGTACCTGGCGATTTTCCACACCGGTGTGACCTACCAGTTGGTGCACGCCCTGGCGTTGTTTGGCGTGGCCTTATTGGCCGCGCATATGCCTGGGCGGCTGGTGCTGTGGGCCGGTGTGTCGTTCAGCATCGGTATCCTGTTGTTCTCCGGCAGCCTGTACCTGTTGACCACCATCGGCATCGGCAAACTGGGGATCATCACGCCGTTTGGCGGCCTGGCGTTCCTGATTGGCTGGCTGTGCCTGGGGCTCGCCGCCTGGCGCCTGCAACTGACCGCCTGA
- the mtgA gene encoding monofunctional biosynthetic peptidoglycan transglycosylase, translated as MLRVLFSRFLKVVKWFVIGSVLLVLLFRVVPPPFTALMVERKIESWIDSEPIDLQRTWVPWDEISDDLKVAVMAGEDQRFPQHWGFDFGAIQAALLHNERGGSIRGASTLSQQVSKNLFLWAGRSYLRKGLEAWFTGLIEILWPKQRILEVYLNSVEWDEGVFGAEAAARHHFGVGAKGLSRQQASYLAAVLPNPRVWSASHPTAYVARRAAWIRQQMGQLGGTGYLNELNSTRQAPRAN; from the coding sequence ATGCTGCGTGTCCTCTTCAGTCGTTTTCTCAAAGTCGTGAAATGGTTTGTCATCGGCAGTGTTTTGCTGGTGCTGCTGTTTCGTGTCGTCCCGCCGCCGTTCACCGCACTGATGGTCGAGCGCAAGATCGAATCCTGGATCGACAGCGAGCCCATTGACCTGCAACGGACCTGGGTGCCGTGGGATGAGATCTCCGATGACCTGAAAGTCGCGGTGATGGCCGGCGAGGACCAGCGCTTCCCGCAGCATTGGGGCTTTGACTTTGGTGCGATCCAGGCCGCTTTGCTGCATAACGAGCGCGGTGGTTCGATTCGCGGCGCCAGTACACTGAGCCAGCAGGTATCGAAGAACCTGTTCCTGTGGGCCGGCCGCAGTTATTTGCGCAAGGGCCTGGAAGCCTGGTTTACCGGGTTGATCGAGATCCTGTGGCCCAAGCAGCGGATCCTTGAGGTGTACCTCAACAGCGTGGAGTGGGATGAAGGGGTATTTGGCGCAGAGGCGGCGGCGCGGCATCATTTTGGCGTGGGTGCCAAGGGACTTTCGCGGCAGCAGGCCAGCTATCTGGCCGCTGTACTGCCTAATCCACGGGTGTGGAGTGCCAGCCATCCGACGGCGTATGTGGCGCGGCGGGCGGCTTGGATTCGTCAGCAGATGGGGCAGTTGGGTGGTACCGGCTATTTGAATGAGCTGAACAGTACGCGGCAGGCGCCGAGGGCCAACTGA
- the ftsX gene encoding permease-like cell division protein FtsX: MSATRSPKVSERVAPKAADPQPQKKKRDDDDGPDFSTLLHAWIESHRASLVDSLRRLGKQPIGSFFTCLVMAVALSLPMGLSLLLNNVERLGGSWQRAAQISLYLQLDASATEGEALREQIKNLPGVADAEYISRDQALEEFQQQSGLGEALKELPQNPLPGVVLVTPNEIDKTALEALRQKLAELPKVQQAQLDLVWVERLAAILKLGDRFVFGLTVLLVSALLLVIGNTIRLHIENRRTEIEVIKLVGGTDSYVRRPFLYMGALYGFGAGILSWGVLAFGLDWLNDAVVGLAGLYGSDFALAGVPAADGLSLLLGAVLLGYIGAWIAVARHLRELAPK; the protein is encoded by the coding sequence AAAGCCGCCGACCCGCAACCGCAGAAAAAGAAACGCGACGATGATGACGGTCCTGACTTCAGCACCTTGCTGCACGCCTGGATCGAAAGCCATCGCGCCAGCCTGGTGGACAGCCTGCGCCGCCTGGGCAAGCAGCCGATTGGCAGCTTCTTCACCTGCCTGGTGATGGCCGTGGCGTTGAGCCTGCCGATGGGTTTGTCGTTGCTGCTGAATAATGTCGAGCGCCTGGGCGGTTCCTGGCAGCGCGCGGCGCAGATTTCCCTGTACCTGCAACTGGATGCCAGCGCCACTGAAGGCGAGGCCTTGCGCGAGCAGATCAAGAACCTGCCGGGTGTGGCGGATGCCGAGTACATCAGCCGCGACCAGGCGCTGGAAGAGTTCCAGCAACAGTCCGGCTTGGGTGAGGCGCTCAAGGAGCTGCCGCAGAACCCGCTGCCGGGGGTTGTGCTGGTCACGCCCAATGAAATCGACAAGACGGCCCTTGAAGCATTAAGACAAAAATTGGCTGAACTGCCCAAGGTGCAACAGGCGCAGCTTGATTTAGTGTGGGTCGAGCGTCTGGCGGCGATTCTCAAGCTGGGCGACCGGTTTGTCTTCGGCCTGACGGTGTTGCTGGTTTCTGCATTACTTTTGGTGATAGGCAATACCATTCGTCTTCATATTGAAAACCGCCGCACCGAGATAGAAGTGATTAAACTGGTCGGCGGCACAGACAGCTATGTGCGTCGTCCTTTTCTATATATGGGCGCGCTTTATGGCTTCGGTGCGGGGATTCTGTCCTGGGGCGTCCTGGCGTTTGGCCTGGATTGGCTGAACGACGCGGTAGTCGGCCTGGCCGGATTGTATGGCAGTGACTTTGCCCTGGCTGGCGTACCTGCGGCCGATGGTCTATCACTCTTGCTTGGCGCGGTGTTGTTGGGGTATATCGGTGCTTGGATTGCGGTCGCACGGCATCTACGTGAGCTGGCGCCGAAGTAG